From the Streptomyces sp. NBC_00390 genome, the window CGTCGGCCAGGGCGCGCAGGTGCTTCGTGCCCTTGCTGTCCTTGTGGGCGAAGGCCAGGTACGTGCCCTTGTCGGAGGCCGTCGGGTCCGCGATCGAGAAGTCGCGGATGTGCAGCTCCTGGATCTGTGCGTCCCGCAGCGGCACGGCGGCGGGCTTCTTCAGCGTCGACCAGCCCGACGGGGCAAGGGACTTGTCGCGCAGGTCGGCGATGATGCTCTGCCTGGAGTCGGCGGTCAGCGCCACCGAGTAGGGGTCGGTGACCTTGTTGGTGACCAGTTGCTGGACGCTGGGCGCCCATACCTTGACCGCGTAGCGGTAGGTCCTGCCCTTCCAGGACTTGTTGCCGGTGACCGACCAGACGCCGCTCGCGCTGTCGCGGTGCATGGCGACGGCCTTGCCGTCGAGTTCGAGGGTGACCTGCTGGGCCGTCGGCGCCCACAGCCGCAGGGTGGGCACACCCTTGCGGTCGAAGGTCGTGCCGAGGGACGCCTTGGTCGCCTTCGCCGCGTACAGGTCGTCGAGGACTCCGGCGATCTGCACACCGGTGGCGCTGAGCACGGCTCCGGTGGCGGACCGCTGTGCGGCGACGAGCTGGCCCTTGAGTGCTTCGCGGACCCTGTCCCGGTCGCGCGGGTCGACGGTGTAGGCGGGGTACGCCTTCAGATGCGGGAACTTCGCCTTCTGCGCTGCGGTGAGTTCCGACTTGTTCAGGCGGAGCCAGTGGGCATCGCCCGTCAGGGCTCCGTCCTTGACGGCGATCGAGCCGTCGCGGGAGTAGAGGAGCTGGGTGGAGGCGGCGGCGTCGCTGCCCTTCCAGGCGACGGTGTCGGCATCGATCCACACGGCGTGGGACTTGGTGAGGTCCAGGGCCGCGCCGCCGCCCTTGGGCTGCGGCAGCAGGTACTTCTCCTGGCCGGCGAGCAGCCACACCTCGTGGCCGTTGGCCTTGAGGTCGAGCGACTGGTCGGCGGGAAGGTCCTTCTCGTCGCCCTTGTGCAGGATGTAGCTGAGCGAGGTGGCTCCGGCGGCGAGCGGTACCTCGTAGACCGCGCCGTACGCGTCGGTGCGGACGGGCTCGAGGGGCTTGGACCAGTCGGTCGGGTTCGCGGCGCCGGTCCAGGTGTGGAGGCCCCAGCCGCTGTAATCGCCGTCGGCACGCTTGTAGTGCAGGATCGCCTTAGCGGTGTCCTGGGGCGGGTAGGCCCCCTCCGGCGCGGTGTTCCGCACCTCCGGCTTGCCCTGCTCGATCCAGATCTCGCCGGTCTTGGTGAGATCGATCGCCCGGTCGGCGTCGACGTCCTTCACCCCGTCCTTGCTGACGGCGATGAAGCCGACGGAGGAGGCACCGGGCTTGAGCTTGACGTACGCGAAGGCGCCGTAGGCGTCACGGCCGGTGAACGGCTTTCCCGCGGGCCAGGTGGTGCCTTCGCCCTCGGCGATGTCGCCCCAGGTGTACAGGCCCCAGTCGGCGAAGTCCCCGTCGGCGCGCTTGTAGTGGACGACGGCGTAGTCGCGCTGGACGGCGGTCGGCGGCTGCTCCACGGCGGGCGCACCACTGGTGGTGGCGGCGGTGGCGCTCGCCGTGCGGCCGGCGCTGTCGATGACAACAGCCTTGTACCGCAGGGCGGTTCCGGCGGGAACCCGGTCGGAGACACGGTGGGTGACCTTGTAGGGGGCATGGTCGGCCGAGCCGAGCACCTGCCACTTGGCGTTGCCGACCTGGGCGGCGAAGACGACGCGGTTCAGCTGTCCGCCGTCGACGTCCGCGCTGATCTCCACGGTGCCGGTGGCGCCTGCGGCCGGGGCCTTGAGCGTGAGGGCGGGCTTGGCGGCGGGGGCCGCGAGCGGGCCGGCCGCCTTGAGGACGAGCGAGGACAGCGCCGGGACGGTGACCGTGATCTTCTTGTCGGATCCGCTGGTGACGGTGGCGGAACCGCCGTAGAGCGAGCGGAAGTCCATGGCCGCGGAGCCGGTCGGGATCTCGACGGTCTTCGGCTCGGTCGCGTTGTTCACTGCGACGACATACTCGGTCTTCGACTTCGCGTCGATGCGGGAATAGGCGTACACGCCCTGGCCGTCGGCCGCGTAGCGCTCGGTCTGGATGCCGTCACGCAGCGCCGGGTGGGTCTTGGTGAGCGCGGAGAGCTCGGCGATCTGCCGGTACAGCGGGTGCTTGGCGTCGTATGCGTCCGAGGCGTGCGTGCGCTCGGTGCCGAGCTGGTCGTCGTCGAGGTAGTCGGCGGTCCTGGAGACGAACAGGGTCTGGCGGGCGTCCTTGTCGCCGCCCGCACCGGTGAAGCCCTGCTCGTCGCCGTAGTAGACGACCGGGTTTCCGCGGGTCAGGAACATGAGCTCGTTGGCGAGCCGGTAGCGCTTGATCAGCTCCGCGTCGTCGGCCTTCGCGTTGTCCTGCCTGAGGAAGGTGCCGAAGCGGCCCATGTCGTGGTTGCCGAGGAAGGGCACCGACTCGTAGGCGTTGGCCTTGTCGGTCGTGTAGCGGTAGTCCTGCGCGAACAGGTTCGAGAGCTTGGCCGCCGAGCCGCCCTGCGAGGCGTAGTTCCGCGCGGCGTCCTGGAAGGGGAAGTCCAGCGTGGCGTCGAGGCGGCCCTCGGTCACATACGGCGCGGTGATGGCCGGGTCGGCCGAGTAGACCTCGCCGAACATGAAGAAGTCGTCGCGGCCGCGGTCGGAGGCGTAGTCGTCGAGTGCGGTGGCCCACTGGGTCCAGAACTCGGTGTTGACATGCTTGACGGTGTCGATGCGGAAGCCGTCGATGTCGAAGTCGCGCACCCAGCGCCGGTAGATCTTCTCCATGCCCTCGACGACCTCGGGACGCTCGGTCCACAGGTCGTCGAGACCGACGAAGTCACCGTGCGCGGAGGACTCGCCGGCGAAGGTCGAGTCGCCCCGGTTGTGGTACATCGTGGGGTCGTTGAGCCAGGAGGGGACCTTGAGGTCCTTCTTCTCGGCGGGGACGACGGGCGTACGCGGGAAGGAGTCGCGGTCCGTCTTCGGGAAGGGCCGGCTGCCGTCGGCGTAGTCGCTGTCGTCGAAGGGCACGCCGTCCTTGGTGAGATAGGGGAAGGCGCCCTTGGACAGATAGCCGTACGACTTCTCCTTGTAGTCGACGACATCGGCGGTGTGGTTGGTGATGACGTCGAAGAAGACCTTCATGCCCTTGGCGTGGGCCTTGTCGATGAGCTTCTCGAGGTCGGCGTTGGTGCCGAAGTGCGGGTCGACCTGGGTGAAGTCGGTGATCCAGTAACCGTGGTAGGCGGCCGAGGCATCCTTGCCCTCGCCCTGCACGGGCTGGTTCTTGAAGATCGGCGCCATCCAGATGGCGGTGGTGCCGAGCCCCTTGATGTAGTCGAGCTTCTCGGTGAGTCCCTTGAGGTCGCCGCCCTGGTAGAAGCCCTTGTCTGTGGGGTCGTAACCGGTGGCGAGACGGGTGCCGGTCAGCCCGCCGCGGTCGTTCTTCGGGTCGCCGTTGGCGAAACGGTCCGGCAGGACGAAGTAGAACTGCTCGCGGGTCAGATCGTGACGCGCGGGCCGGTCGGCGAGCGACCGGTCCGACGGCGGCGCGGGCGGCTTCGGCTCGGCCGCCGCCGGAAGGGCGGAGATGAGCGCCGCGACCGTGGCGGC encodes:
- the pulA gene encoding pullulanase-type alpha-1,6-glucosidase produces the protein MIRPRPRLRSAAAALAAATVAALISALPAAAEPKPPAPPSDRSLADRPARHDLTREQFYFVLPDRFANGDPKNDRGGLTGTRLATGYDPTDKGFYQGGDLKGLTEKLDYIKGLGTTAIWMAPIFKNQPVQGEGKDASAAYHGYWITDFTQVDPHFGTNADLEKLIDKAHAKGMKVFFDVITNHTADVVDYKEKSYGYLSKGAFPYLTKDGVPFDDSDYADGSRPFPKTDRDSFPRTPVVPAEKKDLKVPSWLNDPTMYHNRGDSTFAGESSAHGDFVGLDDLWTERPEVVEGMEKIYRRWVRDFDIDGFRIDTVKHVNTEFWTQWATALDDYASDRGRDDFFMFGEVYSADPAITAPYVTEGRLDATLDFPFQDAARNYASQGGSAAKLSNLFAQDYRYTTDKANAYESVPFLGNHDMGRFGTFLRQDNAKADDAELIKRYRLANELMFLTRGNPVVYYGDEQGFTGAGGDKDARQTLFVSRTADYLDDDQLGTERTHASDAYDAKHPLYRQIAELSALTKTHPALRDGIQTERYAADGQGVYAYSRIDAKSKTEYVVAVNNATEPKTVEIPTGSAAMDFRSLYGGSATVTSGSDKKITVTVPALSSLVLKAAGPLAAPAAKPALTLKAPAAGATGTVEISADVDGGQLNRVVFAAQVGNAKWQVLGSADHAPYKVTHRVSDRVPAGTALRYKAVVIDSAGRTASATAATTSGAPAVEQPPTAVQRDYAVVHYKRADGDFADWGLYTWGDIAEGEGTTWPAGKPFTGRDAYGAFAYVKLKPGASSVGFIAVSKDGVKDVDADRAIDLTKTGEIWIEQGKPEVRNTAPEGAYPPQDTAKAILHYKRADGDYSGWGLHTWTGAANPTDWSKPLEPVRTDAYGAVYEVPLAAGATSLSYILHKGDEKDLPADQSLDLKANGHEVWLLAGQEKYLLPQPKGGGAALDLTKSHAVWIDADTVAWKGSDAAASTQLLYSRDGSIAVKDGALTGDAHWLRLNKSELTAAQKAKFPHLKAYPAYTVDPRDRDRVREALKGQLVAAQRSATGAVLSATGVQIAGVLDDLYAAKATKASLGTTFDRKGVPTLRLWAPTAQQVTLELDGKAVAMHRDSASGVWSVTGNKSWKGRTYRYAVKVWAPSVQQLVTNKVTDPYSVALTADSRQSIIADLRDKSLAPSGWSTLKKPAAVPLRDAQIQELHIRDFSIADPTASDKGTYLAFAHKDSKGTKHLRALADAGTSYVHLLPAFDIGTIPEKKSDQQQPDCDLKVYAPDSDEQQACVAKAAAKDAFNWGYDPYHYTVPEGSYATDPDGTERTVEFRRMVQALNQDGLRTVMDVVYNHTVASGQAEKSVLDKVVPGYYQRLLADGTVATSTCCANTAPENAMMGKLVVDSVVTWARDYKVDGFRFDLMGHHPKANMLAVRAALDELTPERDGVDGKKIILYGEGWNFGEIADDARFVQATQKNMAGTGIATFSDRARDAVRGGGPFDEDPGVQGFASGLYTDPNSSAANGTREEQKARLLHYQDLIKVGLSGNLASYSFTDTSGRTVKGSEVDYNGAPAGYAAVPGDALAYADAHDNESLYDALAFKLPADTSPADRARMQVLAMGTAALSQGPALSQAGTDLLRSKSLDRNSYDSGDWFNAIHWDCKDGNGFGRGLPPEADNKSKWGFAKPLLAAPSLTVGCTQIGAASAAYRDLLTIRSTEQAFSLDSADQVRSALSFPLSGKDETPGVITMRLGDLVVVFNATPEEQTQRIAEVADKAYRLHPVQRSGADEITRTSSYERSSGTFTVPARTVAVFERG